CTGCGCCGAAGCGCGTGAAGGCCGCCGCGGGGGGCTCAGGCACGCCGGTGGCAGATGGCCCGCGCCGCGCAGCCGCGCGGTGACCACGGCGGGAACCGAAGACGGCCAGCGCGAGCCGGGCCGCGTGCCTCGGCGGGGTCCGCGGACCCTGTGGCTCTTTCCCCTTCTCCCCCGGCGCGTCGCCTCCTGCCCGCACCGCCTGCCGCCCGCCTCGAGCCCGGGAGCGCGGCCAGGGAGTCGGCGTTCGCGACCTGGCCTTGCACCGCGGTGTCGGCGATCCATGATCGAATGGGAACAGGACGCGCGGGAAGGAGGTCGCCACCGGATGGCCGCTCCCCGGAAACTCGAGCGGATCACGGTCGCGCAGGCCGCGGACCGGTATCAGGAGTGGCTGCGCCTGCGGGTCGCGATGGGGGCGCTGGCGGCGTCGACGCAGGAGGCGTACGCGCGGGACGTGGCGGAGTTCGTCCGGCTGATCGGCCCGCAGGTGGTGCTCGACGACGTCGAGGCCGAGGACATCGAGCTGGCGCTGGTACGGATCGCCAACGCGCCGGACCGGCGGTACACCCGGCGGCGCAAGCTGGACCCGCGGGGCGAGCCGGCGGTGGGACGCGGGCTACACGCGCGGGCACGCTGGCTGGCGTCGGTGCGGGGGCTGTTCCGGTGGGCCGCCGACAACGGGTACGTCCAAGTGGATCCGACGCCGAGGGTGAGCCGGGTGCGGGTGCCGCAGCGGGCCAAGGGCGCCCGGCTGGGACTGTCGGTGGAGGAAGCATTGGCGCTGCGGGAGACGCCCGCGGCGCTGCCGAGTACCAAATCCAACACGGTGCGGGCCGACCAGCGGCTGGCGTTGCGGGACGAGGTGATCCTGCGGCTGCTCACCGAGACCGGGCCGCGAGTGTCGGAGATCTGCGCGGCGAACCGGGACGACGTGCGGGTGCACGAGGAGACCGGGCAGTACGTGCTGCGGATCCGGGCCGGCAAGGGCGGCAAGTCCCGGGACGTGCCGCTCTCCCCCACCCTGGTGGAGCTCATCCGCCGGTACGAGCAGCAGGAGCGGCCCCGCCCGCCACGGGAGCTGGACGAGGACGCCCGGGCGGACGCGGAGCGGGCGCTGGTGGTGACGATCCGGGGACGGCGGATGACCCCGCGGGACATCCAGCGGATGGTGCACCGGCACGTGCGGTTCATGCCGGCGCACCTGAGGCAGCAGGTGACGCCGCACGGGCTGCGGCACACCGCGGCCACGGTGCTGCTGCGGTACGCGCACACCGACGTGGCCACGGTGGCGGACATCCTGGGACACGCGGACATCGCGACCACGTCGATCTACCTGGACCCCTCGGCGGTGGCGGCGGCGCAGGCGCTGCAGCGCTCGCCGCTGGCGCAGCCGGAGCCGGTGCGGGCGGCGGAGTCGGCCGGGTGAGCCCGTCGGGGGGGCGTCACCGCGGGGCGGGTGCCGTCCGGCGATCCCCCAGGGCACCGGGATCGCACACCATCGCGGCACCCGGCGGCCGCTGCGGGCAGGGGAAGGGTGGGTCACGACCGGGGCTGATGTGAAACACGCGGCGGAATCAAAAGTGGACAAAGCGTGCCCGTCAGGTTTCGCTGTCGCCCGTTCGGGTTATCGATACGACACCGGGTCGTTCGGGCCGCCCGCGCGCACGCCCGCACGGGGACCACCCGGTGGGTTGCCGTAGCGAAGGGGGCAGCACGTCCCATGGCCCGTACCGGGATGGGGAATACCCACCACGCGGCGCCGTCGTGGCCGCTGCCCGGCGCGCGGCAAGCCGGGTCACCGCCCCGGCGGGACCGGGTGACCACCCGCGCGTGTTCCCCATCACCCCGGCCGTGGCGTCGTAGGCGGTCCCGGACGCGAGCCACGACGCCTGAGCTGCGGGAGCCGGCGGTTACCTCATCTCAGCGATGACCTGCGCCTTGTGACTCATCCCGCTTTCTTCGGGGGCGATCCGCCATGACATCCACGTCCACCCGTACCGTGACCGGCGGGCCAGCCCGGACGCTTCCGGCTCTGGTCAGCCGCCTGCGCCGGTTGCGTCCGCCCCGGCGCCGGTCCACGGCCATGTGGGTCGGCACCGGCTCGCTGATGCTGGGTCGGCGCGGACACGCCGCGACCCTGCTGCCGGACGGCACCGTGCTGGTGGCCGGTGGTTCCGTCGGCAGACTCGGGGTCGAGGACTACACCGCCGGTGCTGAGGTGTTCGACCCGGCGGCCGGCATGTGGACCCCGGTGGAGCCGATGGCCGTGGACCGGACCGACCACGCGATGACGAGACTCGCGGACGGCCGCGTGCTGGTCACCGGGGGCCTGTCCGACCACGGCAACACCGTGCTGGACAGCGCGGAGATCTACGACCCGGTGCGGCGGCGGTGGACCCCGACCGGGAGCATGCACTGGCAGCGGGTCGGTCACACCGCGACCCTGCTGTTCGACGGGCGGGTGCTGGTCACCGGCGGATACGACAAGACGCTGGACACGCACCTGGACACCGCGGAGGTGTTCGACCCGGCCACCGGCCGGTGGTCGGTGGCGGCCACGATGTCCACGCCGCGCAGCCTGGCCTCGGCCACGCTGCTGCCAGACGGGCGGGTGCTGGTGGTCGGCGGGTACGAGTCGGGGACTCCGGACGGGCTGCGCTCGTGCGAGGTGTACGACCCGCGGGCGGACGCGTGGTCTGCCACCGCTCCCCTGGCGCTGGCGCGCGACACCGAGGAGACCGGCGGGCACCGGGCGGTGTCGCTCGCCGACGGGCGGGTGCTGGTGGTCGGCGGGTACGACACCCAGCTTGAGATCTACACGGCGAGTTGTGAGATCTACGACCCGGCCACCGGCCGGTGGCAGCCCGCCGCCGCGATGGGGACGCCGCGCGGGGCGGCGATGGGCGTGGTGCTCGCCGACGGCAGCGTGGTCGTGGCAGGCGGGTACAACGACCAGGCCGGGGCGCTGGCGAGCGCGGAACGGTACTTCCCGGAGCAGGACCAGTGGGTGCCGCTGCAGCCG
This window of the Carbonactinospora thermoautotrophica genome carries:
- a CDS encoding tyrosine-type recombinase/integrase, translated to MAAPRKLERITVAQAADRYQEWLRLRVAMGALAASTQEAYARDVAEFVRLIGPQVVLDDVEAEDIELALVRIANAPDRRYTRRRKLDPRGEPAVGRGLHARARWLASVRGLFRWAADNGYVQVDPTPRVSRVRVPQRAKGARLGLSVEEALALRETPAALPSTKSNTVRADQRLALRDEVILRLLTETGPRVSEICAANRDDVRVHEETGQYVLRIRAGKGGKSRDVPLSPTLVELIRRYEQQERPRPPRELDEDARADAERALVVTIRGRRMTPRDIQRMVHRHVRFMPAHLRQQVTPHGLRHTAATVLLRYAHTDVATVADILGHADIATTSIYLDPSAVAAAQALQRSPLAQPEPVRAAESAG
- a CDS encoding Kelch repeat-containing protein, with product MTSTSTRTVTGGPARTLPALVSRLRRLRPPRRRSTAMWVGTGSLMLGRRGHAATLLPDGTVLVAGGSVGRLGVEDYTAGAEVFDPAAGMWTPVEPMAVDRTDHAMTRLADGRVLVTGGLSDHGNTVLDSAEIYDPVRRRWTPTGSMHWQRVGHTATLLFDGRVLVTGGYDKTLDTHLDTAEVFDPATGRWSVAATMSTPRSLASATLLPDGRVLVVGGYESGTPDGLRSCEVYDPRADAWSATAPLALARDTEETGGHRAVSLADGRVLVVGGYDTQLEIYTASCEIYDPATGRWQPAAAMGTPRGAAMGVVLADGSVVVAGGYNDQAGALASAERYFPEQDQWVPLQPMSAARGGYATLTPLSRHRLLAAGGDGTAPEFRPVASAETLRV